The genomic stretch AGTTCGCTTCTAAAGATCAGATCCTTGAGCGTTCGGGCACTGTGCAGAAAAACAATGTCTGTGTCCAGCAGCATATCCTGTACCCACCGTGCCATCGACATCACTGGCGTAATGCCACTTCCAGCAGAAAGCAGCAGCATTTTTGCCGGTACGTTGGGTAAACAGGTGAACTGTCCCATTGCGCCCCCCAGAAGCCGTACCCGATCGCCTACTTTGAAACAATCATGCAGCCAGTTTGAGACTAAACCGGGAGGCGCTTTCTCTTTATTCTCAAAATTTCGATTGCTCGAATGATTGCCCGAATGATTGCCCGAATTTTTACCCCCCGCTCCTGGGGATCGTGCCGTGTTGGCAGAACGATACCGTTTGACGGTCAAATCTAGATGGTAGGGACGGGTGGGAGAAGAGGAGATCGAATAGCAGCGTACAGCGGTCTGTCCATCAATTTCTACTTCTAAATTGACAAACTGCCCCGGCATGAAGCTGAACAAAACGGGCGGCTCGGCAACCAGGGAGAAGGTTTTAACATCGGGTGTTTCCTGGATAATGCGGCAGCAGCGGCAAGTGATGTCCCCCCCATCCCAATGTTGCTCTGGAATTTGCGGACGGGTTTGAGACAGGACTGGCGCGGCGACCAATGCGGGCGGTGAGAGTTCTTCGACGTAGAGCAGCATTTCCCCCAGTTGCAGCAGATCCCCCGATCGCAGCAAGCAGAGATTGTTCGCGGATACCGGAGTGCCATTCAGCAGCGATCCCGCCGTGCTGCCTGCATCTGCAAAGTAATAAGTTCCGTCACAGTACAGCACTCGTCCGTGAACACGACTGACATCAGGACTGGTTAATACCAGATCGCAGGACGGATTGCGCCCAACGATCCATTCCGTCTGTCCAGCATAGGTTTGTTCCAGACAATGAACCTGAAATTGCTGATGCTCAAAATTAACGGATTTGAATTTCAACATAGTTTGCAGAATCCTCTAGCGAATAGTTGGTCATACTCCATCACCGATGCGTTGTTCGATCGCTCCGCTGTTTTGTGGCGATCGTGCGGGCAAGGGTAATCTCATAGTTTTCGGGCAGGGAGATGGTGTGGATCTGGGGTGCGACGAGCAGTTCTGGATGCGTGACGGCAATGGTTTCAAGGGCAGCAAAGTGATCGGCATCTTGCAGCTGTAACTCCTGGCGCAGTTTTGCAAAATAACCAGAGCTGTGGGAGGGATCAATCACTCGCTGTTCTAATAAATCCTGCACAACTCCCGTATAGGTTTGAAGACGAACCTGCTGCGAAAAAGTAGGCAGCACTCTCACCAGCATTAGAACTTCGTCGGGGGTCAGTTCTGAGGGGGAACGTCCTTCCAGCAAAGCCGGATCGATCTCCATTCTTAGAATTTGCTTTTGCAGGCTGGTGGCAATCCGTTCGCGCTCGTACTGAGAAGACGTTCGACCCACAGTGCGGTAAAACCAAACAGCACCGATCAGGACAATCAGCGCATTGAACGACAGCAGCGGATAGGTCGGTAAGCGATTGAGGCTTGGACGCGCCCCGTAGGAAAAGAAAGTCCAGAAAGAAGCCGTCGTGAATACGGTAAAGATAACGTGCTGTGCTTGTTCAGCGGATACAATTCGTCCCTGTCGCGATCGATAACGGCGGTAGAGTTTTTCCAGAATCAAACCCAAACTAAACGTGATGGTGACAAACACAGCATAGGTCAGGAAAATGGCAAGGATTTTAGGAATGGCGATCGAATGTCCAGCAATGTAGAATCCTGGCTCAAACAGTTCTTCTAGCAGGTCATCTTCGTGGGTCCAAGCGCCTGTGAAGTAGTAGTCCCAATTTCCCGAATAGAGGTAGTAGTAGAAGTAAAACGCAATCACCATCCCCAGATAGCCGTACTGCACCAGACGACGACCGGGTTTGTGTAGTTCGTTCCAGTAGGTTTTCTCGGCGTCAATATCCACGCAGGGCAATTTACAGCCAACACAGGCACTCCGCTCCTGCCCAGTCTGGGGATCAATTGTGCGGCACATGGATTGGGTTATGCCCGGATTAGGAGCGCTATGTGCTTCACTGCCGAATAGGGCACGCGGTCCGGTATAAATCATCTGTACCGGAGCCATTGGGCAGAAGTAGTTGCACCAGCTTTTTCCGGCATAGAGGTAGCCAATCAGAATTGCACAGGCGATCGACACCAGCAGAAAGCAGCCCAGGGATATTCGATGACCGTTTACCGAGAGAATTCGCAGCCCCAGTCCCAGCACAAATAAGCCGAACTGAACATAAAGATGATTGCGCCCAAGCCAGCTCTGTTCACCGATCGTCACTAGCTCATAGCGAATCGTTTGACTTACAGGATCAATTACTCTGCGTTTGCGCTGAATGCCCAGTGCGCGGGGAATTTGAGACAGAAAGGAAAGGGGACAAATCCGCCGCCAGAACTCATGTCCCAGACTGTGCAAAATTAGAATTCCGGCTGGCACAATCATTGCCCACCAGATCATGGGACTCATTGAAAAAGCGTGCTGCTCCATGCAGTCTTCCCGAATTTTGACGCAGCGCTCAGGATTCAAATAAACTGATGGATCAAGCCGAAACGGGCTACCTAATGTACCGGGATCAGTGAAGTAGGGGGTAATGGGGTCGTAAAAAAGCGAAGCAATTAACACAAACCAGCCGATCGTCAGTCCCCATCGAACGCGATGCATGGTTTTTTCCGACACCTTGCTCAACATAGGCTCTAATTCTTTAGAAATTGCGACTCGGTCATCAGTGATGCAAAAACTCTCCAGGCGGTTCTTTGTCTGGAACGATTTCCTGGCAAGATTTGTAGCGTTGCTTAAATTCCGATTCCAGGGGCGATATCTCAACAGCAGCGTCCCAGCGGTAACGTTCTAGAAGGGGAAGGGAAAAATAGCAGAAGGAAAAATGCGGTGATGCCCTGACTGTTTGAACGAATCTTTCTCGGTGGATTTTTTTGGTAAATCTTTCTTGGTAGATCTTTTTTTGTAGATCCTTCTTGATAGATCGTTCCTGCGGATCGTTCTTGACGGATTTTCAGGAGAATAGGACTGCGATGAAACGTAATCCTATATCAATTTCTGGGGAAATGCTGACTCTAGCCTGAACTAATCTTTGAGCTGATAAGTTTAGCAGCTTAGGCTAATCTATTTTGAATTTTAGCACGATCGTCAAATTAGAACTTAATTTTTTAATTGGTTCTAATTATGGTTCTGTCTGAGGGTTTACAAAGGTTCATTTTTACGCAATATTGACTCAATAGATTTGCGGCAGCAAGACTGTGCTATAAAATAGCGTTAAATCATCAGGTGGCTTGGTTACGTTGGATTAGCCTTACGGGTTAATTGGATATTCCCGCTCCTTTGTAGTATTCTTTGTGCCCCCATGAATCGCAAGGTTCCTGCCCCTGATAACAAGGAAATGCCCGATCAGACCGGGCTGGTTCAACAGGATGAAGCCGCTCCCTCGGATGCCACTCTTGCGGATTCTGCTCTTTCGGATTCCACAATCATGCAGCCGGATTCCAGGGATGATTTAGAAAATATTTTGCAAGATCATCCTGTCCTGCTGTCTCAGCTGGTTTCCCTGCCACCAGAGATTAAAGTTGCGCTGATGCATCACTGGATGAATCAACTTAGCCAGGAGCAGCTTCACGCACTGGTTAGCTTTGGGCAACAGCAACTCACCTCTGTTGCGGAGTCTCTTCCTGCCTCGGTAGAACGTCAAACTCGCCTGGTCTTGAAGAAAGACTATAGCTATCAAGAGCAGGGACTGAGCCAGCCGACTCAATACTATGTTTATCTCAGGCGGCGGAAACCGAAGCTCGATCGCTATATCGGCACTTTGTTTTATGTGCCCCAGGGCTGTACTCTGTCCTACAAAATTAATGCTGAGGGTCAGGTTCTCTTCCTGCCGCCCCACAATCTATTTCAGCTCAAAGATTCGCAAAATCCCCTGGCGGTTCGCCTGGTTCGTCTGCTGTACCTGGAACCTCCTCCCCCAGACTATACCTTTACAAAACAGCAGCATGATTCTCCCCACATTCATCTTCACCTGGAATATCTTGATCCGTTCACGTATCAATTGCAGTCACGG from Leptolyngbya ohadii IS1 encodes the following:
- a CDS encoding FHA domain-containing protein, with protein sequence MLKFKSVNFEHQQFQVHCLEQTYAGQTEWIVGRNPSCDLVLTSPDVSRVHGRVLYCDGTYYFADAGSTAGSLLNGTPVSANNLCLLRSGDLLQLGEMLLYVEELSPPALVAAPVLSQTRPQIPEQHWDGGDITCRCCRIIQETPDVKTFSLVAEPPVLFSFMPGQFVNLEVEIDGQTAVRCYSISSSPTRPYHLDLTVKRYRSANTARSPGAGGKNSGNHSGNHSSNRNFENKEKAPPGLVSNWLHDCFKVGDRVRLLGGAMGQFTCLPNVPAKMLLLSAGSGITPVMSMARWVQDMLLDTDIVFLHSARTLKDLIFRSELSAMAAQMPNFHLAVTLTQPPPTQAWMGLTGRISRMMMSLVVPDVLERAVYVCGAEGFTQDIRDVLESMSFPMENYHAESFGGTARSVSSKSSQTISPSVSSSSSHSSPSDFPTIPFHFPVSQFHSGHNGGHSNGHTNGHTGLAASSVARSTESSSVSSSPASSASASSTSASSKSASSFPAPSGSSASTSSLDVPIVKFAQSGQEVLADGNLSILEVAEQAGVQLRHACRTGACGACKVAAREGKVHYETRPVALTADDEAAGYVLACVGYPVDRLVLEA